In Montipora capricornis isolate CH-2021 chromosome 4, ASM3666992v2, whole genome shotgun sequence, a single genomic region encodes these proteins:
- the LOC138044820 gene encoding uncharacterized protein: protein MAPGEKQWQNLGITTQQQLNLELPFLLGSEGESELNVHVVRSVIQWGKNPVVVIKQQDDHVKSVKKSKPQNAKDGSTKRKSRQDAKDDRLLIKKLKEDDAMAVRSDRQQSELRALNAELEKLKGSTAINEAKLKCGLCCKSYSVPLDRKTAGKVSFFKTTHFNECQKKRAGVKGVRTLENFFAKAAAQRLPEPTSSILPVSNED from the exons ATGGCGCCTGGTGAAAAGCAATGGCAAAATTTGGGCATAACCACACAACAGCAGCTGAATCTGGAATTGCCTTTCTTGCTAGGCTCAGAGGGGGAAAGCGAGCTCAACG TTCATGTGGTACGGTCTGTCATTCAATGGGGGAAGAACCCTGTCGTGGTGATAAAACAACAAGATGACCATGTCAAGTCTGTCAAAAAAAGCAAACCTCAAAACGCAAAGGATGGATCAACTAAAAGGAAATCACGACAAGACGCAAAAGATGACAGACTTCTTATAAAGAAACTTAAAGAAGATGATGCAATGGCTGTCCGAAGCGATCGTCAACAGAGTGAGCTACGTGCGCTAAATGCAG AGCTTGAGAAACTTAAAGGTTCGACAGCCATCAATGAGGCAAAACTCAAATGCGGTCTTTGCTGCAAGTCGTACTCCGTCCCACTTGATAGAAAGACGGCAGGAAAAGtatcatttttcaaaacaa cccacttcAATGAATGTCAAAAAAAGAGAGCCGGAGTAAAGGGAGTTAGGACGTTAGAGAACTTCTTTGCCAAAGCAGCTGCACAACGTTTACCTGAACCTACAAGCTCTATTCTGCCCGTATCGAATGAAGATTAA